A single region of the Candidatus Sungiibacteriota bacterium genome encodes:
- a CDS encoding transglycosylase domain-containing protein yields the protein MTVVFSPRVKKRRIRRFFIPALVLLFLGGWWSYSALRELPGPSRITERSVIESTKIYDRTGLVLLYEIHGEERRTTIRFSEISPNIKWATLVAEDINFYRHGGIDFRGIGRALIKNIVRGDVTQGGSTITQQLVKNSILTGERTLARKFKEAILAVALETKYSKDEIFELYLNQIPYGSNAYGIAAAAQTFFSKKPEGLSLAESALLAALPKAPTYYSPYGSHKEELMARKDKNIERMREAGFVSQEEAARAKKEHLTFAPPHQSIRAPHFVMYVREHLNEKYGEDFVERGGLKVITSLDWKLQEEAEKIVKEEAEKNENLVKAANAALVALDPKSGDVLALVGSKDFLGKPYPDGCTPGLNCRFDPHVNVVIRPRQPGSAFKPFVYATAFKKGYTTETVLMDVPTEFNPLCGYDGVPGPTIKEEKECYHPQNYDETFRGPVSLRQALAQSLNVPSVKLLYLAGVEDSIKTAETLGITTLKDPNRYGLSLVLGGAEVTLLEMTSAFGVFSQDGILHPKNAILKIEDSRGAVLEEKKESSLAVLDTEVARTINDVLSDNEARVPTFNPRSSLYFPGRQVAAKTGTTQEFRDAWVIGYTPSLVVGVWAGNNDNASMQKGGLSIMVAGPLWHRLFEFFLAQKPPEEFTPPEKTNSTKAVLRGHYRSGSFIKIDKISRKLATVFTPAGLVEEISTGEIKSILSFIRREDPTGDPPSEPPNDPQFKNWEEAIKHWLSANKIAEPSIPKEPENLHDPDKKPQINFLGWRAGVPVKGPITSFLVKIRAVFPLQEVSLFINEGLMSSKTTPIVSETINFYLPSPLGAGSYRIKITAYDAVGNSESHEEELTVW from the coding sequence ATGACGGTGGTTTTTTCGCCGCGCGTCAAAAAGAGACGAATCCGGCGCTTTTTTATACCAGCGCTTGTTTTGCTTTTCTTGGGGGGCTGGTGGAGTTATTCGGCACTGCGCGAACTTCCGGGCCCCAGCCGTATTACCGAACGCTCCGTAATTGAGTCCACCAAAATTTATGATCGGACGGGTCTGGTGCTTCTCTACGAAATTCACGGCGAGGAAAGACGAACTACGATCCGGTTTTCAGAGATTTCCCCAAATATCAAGTGGGCCACTTTGGTAGCCGAGGATATAAATTTTTATCGGCATGGGGGCATAGACTTTCGGGGTATTGGGCGTGCTTTAATTAAAAATATTGTGCGGGGAGACGTCACACAGGGAGGATCAACCATTACCCAGCAATTAGTTAAAAACTCCATTTTAACCGGCGAGAGGACCCTAGCCCGCAAGTTTAAAGAGGCTATTCTGGCCGTGGCGCTGGAGACCAAATATTCAAAAGATGAAATTTTTGAGCTTTACCTAAATCAAATTCCTTACGGATCTAATGCTTACGGCATTGCCGCGGCTGCCCAGACCTTTTTTTCAAAAAAACCGGAGGGGCTTAGTCTGGCGGAGTCAGCACTTCTGGCTGCGCTGCCCAAGGCACCAACTTATTATTCGCCCTACGGCTCCCACAAAGAAGAACTGATGGCGCGCAAGGACAAAAATATTGAGCGCATGCGGGAGGCGGGGTTCGTCTCCCAAGAAGAGGCGGCTCGTGCCAAAAAAGAACATCTTACTTTTGCGCCGCCGCACCAGTCCATCCGTGCACCCCATTTTGTAATGTACGTTCGTGAACATCTCAACGAAAAATATGGTGAGGACTTTGTGGAAAGGGGCGGATTAAAAGTAATAACCTCGCTTGACTGGAAACTGCAGGAGGAGGCGGAAAAGATAGTAAAGGAGGAGGCAGAAAAAAATGAAAACCTGGTCAAAGCAGCTAACGCGGCCTTGGTGGCCTTGGACCCTAAATCGGGTGACGTTCTTGCGTTGGTGGGGTCAAAAGATTTTTTGGGTAAACCCTATCCCGACGGCTGCACTCCGGGCCTTAACTGCCGCTTTGACCCCCACGTTAATGTGGTTATTCGTCCGAGACAACCCGGTTCGGCATTTAAACCCTTTGTTTATGCCACCGCCTTTAAAAAGGGCTACACCACAGAAACCGTGTTAATGGACGTCCCCACGGAATTTAATCCTTTATGCGGCTACGACGGGGTACCGGGCCCAACGATTAAAGAAGAAAAAGAGTGTTATCATCCTCAAAACTATGACGAAACCTTTCGTGGTCCGGTATCGCTAAGGCAGGCGCTTGCCCAGTCGCTTAACGTTCCCTCGGTTAAGCTTCTTTACCTTGCGGGCGTGGAGGACTCCATAAAGACCGCCGAAACGCTGGGTATCACCACCTTAAAAGATCCCAACCGCTACGGTCTTTCGCTGGTTCTGGGCGGTGCGGAGGTCACGCTTCTTGAGATGACCTCGGCTTTTGGTGTTTTCTCGCAGGACGGGATTCTACACCCCAAAAACGCAATTTTAAAAATTGAGGACTCTCGCGGCGCGGTGCTGGAAGAAAAAAAAGAGTCCTCGCTGGCGGTGCTGGATACCGAGGTTGCGCGGACGATAAATGACGTTCTTTCCGACAACGAGGCGCGCGTCCCGACTTTTAATCCGCGCAGTTCGCTTTACTTTCCTGGTCGGCAGGTTGCGGCCAAAACAGGAACCACCCAAGAATTTCGTGACGCTTGGGTTATAGGATACACGCCATCCCTTGTTGTGGGTGTCTGGGCCGGTAATAACGACAACGCGTCCATGCAGAAAGGCGGACTTTCTATCATGGTGGCCGGCCCTCTTTGGCACCGCCTCTTTGAATTTTTCTTGGCTCAAAAACCGCCGGAGGAATTTACTCCGCCGGAAAAAACAAACTCCACCAAGGCAGTATTAAGAGGTCACTACCGCTCCGGGTCTTTTATAAAAATTGATAAGATTTCGCGAAAGCTTGCTACGGTCTTTACTCCTGCGGGGCTGGTGGAAGAAATAAGTACCGGGGAAATAAAATCCATCCTTTCTTTTATTAGGCGTGAAGACCCCACCGGCGACCCGCCATCCGAACCCCCGAACGATCCGCAGTTTAAAAACTGGGAAGAGGCCATCAAGCACTGGCTTTCGGCCAATAAAATTGCTGAACCCTCTATACCCAAAGAGCCCGAAAACCTGCACGACCCCGACAAAAAGCCACAGATAAACTTTTTGGGATGGAGGGCTGGTGTTCCTGTAAAGGGGCCCATTACTTCCTTTTTGGTAAAGATCCGGGCGGTGTTTCCTCTTCAAGAGGTGTCCTTATTTATCAACGAGGGGCTTATGTCCTCTAAAACAACCCCTATCGTTTCTGAAACAATCAATTTCTATCTGCCGTCCCCGCTTGGAGCCGGAAGTTATAGAATAAAAATAACCGCCTACGATGCGGTTGGAAACAGTGAGTCGCATGAGGAGGAGTTGACCGTTTGGTAA